The proteins below come from a single Necator americanus strain Aroian chromosome V, whole genome shotgun sequence genomic window:
- a CDS encoding hypothetical protein (NECATOR_CHRV.G20460.T1): protein MIRAIVLLESDLYTLVRRLSQQEQYGNVEFFNILTRYRLDSTEIAQEYDFLLFNDGFGSINDLKDVSWMIYTITDRYVYFVRVPAGINLLDVHVPRLPPLLYSSCDRVARMDISRFMDEVRSSVAPSRGRVVMLHSSPCCGGSMLARLLSSIDPERKQLIVHNEPPALTALSVLLSTVSIETMRLITYTALRFTVQHIERDQVLVMKTRSCCAKIVPYVHGASPSIQHMYITSRDPTVGIPRLIAATSENFPVFEMVCSLLGYSPTLCDFFSSWRLVEPEMVRKIGPTAPFEFALAQVMGCTISYQRCLKYYALETIYSEDLMSDPSAMIRPVLEVCGLPHFALTDWTEWRRAEQHAIQSKQVTPLNETQRLRLKLLIEYLQQDWCR from the exons ATGATTCGCGCTATAGTATTACTAGAATCTGATTTGTACACATTGGTGCGGAGGCTTTCACAGCAAGAACAATATGGAAatgtagaatttttcaatataTTAACAAG GTATCGATTAGATTCAACAGAAATAGCGCAAGAATacgattttctattgtttaatGACGGGTTCGGAAGTATAAATGACCTCAAGGATGTTAG TTGGATGATCTATACCATAACAGATCGATACGTGTATTTTGTTCGAGTTCCGGCCGGGATAAATTTACTGGATGTTCATGTGCCGCGACTCCCACCTCTTCTGTATTCGTCATGCGATCGCGTTGCTCGCATGGATATTAGCAGATTCATGGACGAAGTGCGATCATCTGTAGCTCCTTCCAGAG GACGAGTTGTCATGTTgcacagttcaccttgttgtGGTGGAAGTATGCTTGCCAGATTGTTGAGTTCAATTGATCCAGAACGAAAACAGCTGATTGTACACAATGAACCACCGGCGCTGACCGCACTTTCTGTACTGCTCAGCACTGTTTCTATCGAAACAATGCGATTAATTACGTATACGGCGCTACGGTTCACAGTACAACATATCGAACGGGATCAGGTCCTTGTGATGAAGACCAG GTCCTGTTGTGCAAAGATCGTCCCTTATGTGCATGGGGCTTCTCCGTCTATTCAGCATATGTACATCACTTCAAGAGATCCAACTGTTGGCATTCCTCGGCTAATTGCAGCGACATCCgagaattttccagtttttgaaATG GTTTGCAGTCTGCTCGGTTACTCGCCGACACTTTGCGATTTCTTTTCCAGTTGGCGACTTGTCGAGCCAGAAATGGTTCGAAAAATCGGGCCAACTGCACCGTTTGAGTTCGCTTTGGCTCAAGTAATGGGTTGTACCATAAGTTATCAAAGATGTTTGAAATACTATGCCCTGGAGACAATCTACTCCGAAGATTTG aTGAGTGATCCAAGTGCGATGATCCGTCCCGTGCTCGAAGTTTGCGGTTTGCCTCACTTTGCGCTGACAGACTGGACGGAATGGAGACGAGCAGAGCAACATGCGATCCAATCAAAACAAGTCACTCCTCTTAATGAGACGCAACGTTTACGGTTAAAACTGCTGATCGAATATCTACAGCAAGACTGGTGTAGATga